The Moorella glycerini genomic interval CAGAGCGCAGGCCCAGATACCCATGAAGAAGATGCCCACCAAGGGTGCCGGTAAAACCTGGGCCAGGTATCTGGGTACGGCTACCAGGCCACGGCCGACGCCGGGGGCTACCACCGCCGCTGCCATGCCAAAAAGAACGCCTAGGACGATAAAAACAATGTTAAATCCTGCTGCCCAGAGGAGACCCTTTTGTCCTTCTTCCGGCGTGCGGCAGGAGAGGGCCATCTGGAAGGCCGCCTGGGCCAGAAAGACGTTGACCAGGAAGGTGCCGAACCAGGCGAGGATTGTCTGCAGGCCAACGGTAGTCAGGCCGTACATGGCCGGTTTGGTCACCGCCAGCTGGGCCAGGCCGGCGAAGCCGGGTTTAAGGAAAAAGGCTACCAGACCGATTATAAACATCAAGGTAAAGGCCACGGTATTGGCCGTCTGGGTAAAGACCACCGACCACATGCCGCCAGCCTGCAGGTAAATTAGCAGGAGCAGGGCGCTGAAGATTACCCAGGTAGATAACGACATCCCTGTAAAGGCGCTCATGGCAGCGGCAAAGGCCAGGGCATTGGCGGTAGCGTACATGGGAAAGGTAAAGGCCGTGACAGCGCCGGCGATGGCCTTGGCCGTGCGCCCGTAGCGTTCACCGATCAACCCGGATACGGTCACTACCAGGCGTTTGCGGAAGGGTATAACAAAAAATAAGGCAATAATTATCACATGGATTAATTCAGCCACGCCATACCAGCCGGCAGAGATGCCCGTGGTATAGGCCAGTTCCAGGATGGCGATATACGAGGAACCGGAAAAAAGCCCGGTTATACAAACAGCCACCATCCAGGGCTTGAACTTACGGCCGCCCACCCAGAAGTCCTCACCGCGGGCGGCCCGGCTTCTGGCTACGTTGCCGGCAACAATCAGAGCGACTGTGTAAATGACAGCCATAAATAAGATCCAAAAAGCGTAGGTATTCACTCACAGTTCCCCCCTGTAGCCTTGTTAAGATTTAATTCTCTCTAGTGAATGCCTTCCCCGATATCCACTTTTAATTACCGCTGGCTTCTTTTAAGAAGGGGTAAGGATACTCCTGGCCGTTAATTTTAAAAGCATACTCGATGGAACCGGCTGTCTTCATCATATTGGCTGCCGAACAGTACACCTCGTCAGCCAGCTTGATGGCGTGGGCCACCTTGTCCGGCGGGATATTGGCCCCCTGGAAATGATAAACTACCCGCATATGGGTAAAAATTTTGGGATGGTCGGCAGCCCTTTCGCCTTCAACCGTAATGGTCAGGTCATCATAACTGACCCGCATTTTTTGCAGGATGTGGGTAACTTCGATACCGGTACAACCGCCCAGGGCCATAAGCATCAGTTCCATGGGCCGGGCACCCTGGTTCTCGCCACCATAGATGGGGCTGGCGTCCATGGCCACCCGGTGGCCGGCACCGTCATCCCCCACAAACTGCATCTTACCTGCCCAGTTGACTGTGACTTTTGCCATCGAAATCATCCTCCTCTGGGTTATTCTACCCTGAAAATAACTTCGCTCCAGGCTGGCATTGTTTTTGCTCGCTCCCTGGTCCTCGCGGATCAGCCTACGGCTCAGCCTTGGGCTCGGGCGCCCAGCACTCACTAAACTCAGGTGCCTCCAAAGGTAGTGCGACTGCATAAACCGAAGAACTGGTTACTGTAACTTGGTTACTGTGAGTGCTGGGCGGCCTATTCGGCATCCTTGCCTTTAGAATCCGGCCTTTGGCCTCTCTGTCCTCGGCCCCGCCCTCGCTCTCGGCACAGCCTGCGGCTGCTTAACCGCTCGGACCAAGTCGCTCGCTCCAAACAAATGCCAGCCGCGTTAGCGGCATAAAAGTCTTGTTACCGCTATCACTTATTTTGTAGATTGCAAAAATCATGCCAGGGTATATAAATCCCCTTGCACCATCTCCGGCTACAAGGGGATGGGATAAAAAAAGAACCTTTTCTGGTCTGTTTGCGCACCAGTAATCCCGGTTATTTACTTTGTTCATGTGGTCACATTATAATTTAACCCCGTAAATTAATCCGGTGCAGTTTCAGACCGCTTCGGTGCAATTTTGCACCACAAGCTCGTAGGACTGGGCCTTGCGCAATAAAGTTGAATGGGATACCCCCAGGGCCCGGGCGGCCTGGCGCAGGCTGCCATACTGTCCCAGGGCCATGGTAATTAATTGCCGTTCCATCTGTTCCCTGGCCTCCCGGAGGGGTAAAAGCTCCCTGAGGACCAGGGTTTTGCCGGCCTCTTGTCGTTCCCCTTGGAATTCAAGGGGCAGAT includes:
- a CDS encoding sodium:solute symporter family protein, which codes for MAVIYTVALIVAGNVARSRAARGEDFWVGGRKFKPWMVAVCITGLFSGSSYIAILELAYTTGISAGWYGVAELIHVIIIALFFVIPFRKRLVVTVSGLIGERYGRTAKAIAGAVTAFTFPMYATANALAFAAAMSAFTGMSLSTWVIFSALLLLIYLQAGGMWSVVFTQTANTVAFTLMFIIGLVAFFLKPGFAGLAQLAVTKPAMYGLTTVGLQTILAWFGTFLVNVFLAQAAFQMALSCRTPEEGQKGLLWAAGFNIVFIVLGVLFGMAAAVVAPGVGRGLVAVPRYLAQVLPAPLVGIFFMGIWACALGWGAPCQFSGATSLGRDVVSSLNPEVTDKQMVAYTKWSLVILTGLMIIFGFLRTEQAAWWNVLAWTARNGATFAPVIGVLFWPLATRKAAVSALVAGFVSGITWYHLGGWHPAKFYLNIHPVWIGMIFNVSALTLVTLIERTGSYRWAIPGKGAARSVGFGAMVAGLALIILAVNQFTWLYAKGVFGMVLFLIFIAAFCMVIAFTGEERAESLAVAEARPQAGPAGK
- a CDS encoding OsmC family protein, coding for MAKVTVNWAGKMQFVGDDGAGHRVAMDASPIYGGENQGARPMELMLMALGGCTGIEVTHILQKMRVSYDDLTITVEGERAADHPKIFTHMRVVYHFQGANIPPDKVAHAIKLADEVYCSAANMMKTAGSIEYAFKINGQEYPYPFLKEASGN